From a region of the Acidimicrobiales bacterium genome:
- a CDS encoding ferritin-like domain-containing protein: protein MSRHRALVQVLGAVAYGELKAYEGARARAGAATDDAERRAYRQVAAEELRHHKGFVRRLEALGADPERAMAPYRGQLDRYHAAAPADELAEAVSSYLGEGIADDLLRWLRRVADADTAAFIDEVLEDEAGHEAMAAGALRDYLDGDPVRRLRSGLAALDMAARMARSGFAGRGLMPFHAFVELGRPVDLVGAVVGGQLRRLVRAGMLAA from the coding sequence ATGTCACGTCACCGGGCGCTGGTCCAGGTCCTCGGAGCCGTCGCCTACGGGGAGCTCAAGGCGTACGAGGGAGCCCGGGCACGCGCCGGGGCTGCCACCGACGACGCCGAGCGCCGTGCCTACCGGCAGGTGGCGGCCGAGGAGCTGCGCCATCACAAGGGATTCGTGCGCCGGCTGGAGGCCCTGGGCGCCGATCCCGAGCGGGCCATGGCTCCGTACCGGGGCCAGTTGGACCGCTACCACGCCGCCGCCCCCGCCGACGAGTTGGCCGAGGCCGTCTCGTCCTACCTCGGGGAAGGGATCGCCGACGACCTCCTCCGCTGGCTGCGCCGGGTGGCCGACGCCGACACGGCCGCGTTCATCGACGAGGTGCTCGAGGACGAGGCCGGCCACGAGGCCATGGCCGCCGGCGCCCTGCGCGACTACCTGGACGGGGACCCGGTGCGGCGCCTCCGCTCCGGCCTGGCTGCCCTGGACATGGCGGCCCGCATGGCGCGCAGCGGCTTCGCCGGCCGGGGCCTGATGCCGTTCCACGCCTTCGTCGAGCTGGGCCGCCCCGTCGATCTCGTCGGCGCCGTGGTGGGCGGGCAGCTGCGCCGGCTGGTCCGGGCGGGAATGCTGGCTGCTTGA
- a CDS encoding DUF455 family protein has protein sequence MKDVLPASALARDDRFVEVDMQQRLTDPRLGMSTGNYQRVGRLGPEDPDAPERSRALMHGIFMGEIQALEGAGRTCWDFEDAEAPYALKLDMARQCWDESRHVEISVKLTEWMGTSIGEFAESRFLYQAACSPDPVLRLTGVNRALEGLAIDVFNTMKDFAGLSGDPVLGFCEDWMLADEVTHVKMGSDWLRALTADDPERRTRALEFQRTVDKLFSLGGGRGKDQDSPIRLAEEFRRMAGFTEDEIDEIDKLSDERRQELQEMARAATA, from the coding sequence GTGAAAGACGTTCTGCCGGCCAGCGCCCTGGCTCGCGACGACCGCTTCGTCGAGGTGGACATGCAGCAGCGCCTCACCGACCCGCGCCTCGGGATGTCCACCGGCAACTACCAGCGGGTCGGCCGGCTCGGCCCCGAGGACCCCGACGCGCCGGAGCGCTCCCGGGCGCTGATGCACGGGATCTTCATGGGGGAGATCCAGGCCCTGGAGGGCGCCGGCCGCACGTGCTGGGACTTCGAGGACGCCGAGGCCCCGTACGCCCTCAAGCTGGACATGGCCCGCCAGTGCTGGGACGAGTCGCGCCACGTCGAGATCTCGGTGAAGCTCACCGAGTGGATGGGGACCTCGATCGGGGAGTTCGCCGAGTCCCGCTTCCTCTACCAGGCGGCGTGCAGCCCCGACCCGGTGCTGCGGCTCACCGGCGTCAACCGGGCCCTGGAGGGCCTGGCCATCGACGTGTTCAACACGATGAAGGACTTTGCCGGGTTGTCCGGTGACCCGGTGCTCGGCTTCTGCGAGGACTGGATGCTGGCCGACGAGGTCACGCACGTGAAGATGGGCTCGGACTGGCTGCGGGCGCTCACCGCCGACGATCCCGAGCGGCGCACCCGGGCCCTCGAGTTCCAGCGCACCGTTGACAAGCTGTTCAGCCTCGGCGGTGGGCGGGGGAAGGACCAGGACAGCCCCATCCGGCTGGCCGAGGAGTTCCGCCGCATGGCCGGCTTCACCGAGGACGAGATCGACGAGATCGACAAGCTGAGCGACGAGCGCCGCCAGGAGCTGCAGGAGATGGCGCGCGCCGCCACCGCCTGA
- a CDS encoding aldo/keto reductase, translated as METRRLGSFEVSLVGLGCNNFGMRIDEDQSRDVVHAALDAGINLFDTSDSYGGTRSEQFLGRALAERRDEVIIATKFASPVDDDPSHRGASARWIVEEVENSLRRLGTDRIDLYQQHYPDKDVPLEETLEALDGLVRAGKVLEIGNSNFDADQLRQADGISAKQGRARFVSAQNELSLLRRRAADDLLPACAELGLAFLPYFPLGSGLLTGKYRRGEAPPEGTRMQAWGSGFSERQLTDKNFDRVDALTAWAEARGHSILDLAFAWLLAHDPVATVIAGATRPEQVKANVEAARWKLSAADLVDIGRLLAELG; from the coding sequence ATGGAGACGCGTCGTCTGGGCTCGTTCGAGGTGAGCCTCGTCGGCCTGGGATGCAACAACTTCGGGATGCGCATCGACGAGGACCAGAGCCGGGACGTGGTCCACGCCGCCCTCGACGCCGGGATCAACCTCTTCGACACGTCCGACAGCTACGGCGGGACCCGTTCCGAGCAGTTCCTCGGCCGGGCCCTGGCCGAGCGGCGGGACGAGGTGATCATCGCCACCAAGTTCGCCAGCCCGGTCGACGACGACCCCTCCCACCGCGGCGCCAGCGCCCGGTGGATCGTCGAGGAGGTCGAGAACAGCCTCCGCCGGCTCGGCACCGACCGCATCGATCTCTACCAGCAGCACTATCCCGACAAGGACGTCCCGCTGGAGGAGACCCTCGAGGCGCTCGACGGCCTGGTACGCGCCGGCAAGGTCCTCGAGATCGGGAACTCCAACTTCGATGCCGACCAGCTGAGGCAGGCCGACGGCATCAGCGCCAAGCAGGGCCGGGCCCGCTTCGTCAGCGCCCAGAACGAGCTGTCCCTCCTCCGGCGGCGGGCGGCCGACGACCTGCTGCCGGCATGCGCCGAGCTGGGCCTGGCCTTCCTCCCGTACTTCCCGCTCGGCAGCGGGCTGCTCACCGGCAAGTACCGGCGGGGGGAGGCGCCGCCCGAGGGGACCCGCATGCAGGCGTGGGGATCGGGGTTCTCGGAGCGCCAGCTCACCGACAAGAACTTCGACCGGGTCGACGCCCTCACGGCGTGGGCCGAGGCGCGGGGCCACTCGATCCTCGACCTGGCCTTCGCCTGGCTCCTGGCCCACGACCCGGTCGCCACGGTCATCGCCGGCGCCACCCGTCCCGAGCAGGTGAAGGCCAACGTCGAGGCGGCGCGCTGGAAGCTGTCCGCCGCCGACCTGGTCGACATCGGCCGGTTGCTGGCCGAGCTCGGATAG